The proteins below are encoded in one region of Streptomyces cyanogenus:
- the rodA gene encoding rod shape-determining protein RodA, protein MTGTNSFSVSGYGPARAGWTRIFARDSLARRLDWPMLFAATALSLLGSLLVYSATRNRTELNQGDPYFFLVRHLMNLGIGVALMIGTVWLGHRALRNAVPILYGLSVLLALVVLTPLGATINGQRNWLVIGGFSLQPAEFLKVTIILGMAMMLAARVDAGDKPYPDHRTVFQSLCLAAVPILILLLMPDLGSVLAMVAIILGVLLASGASNRWVFGLLTAGVIGCIAIWQLHILDEYQINRFAAFANPDLDPAGVGYNTNQARIAIGSGGLTGAGLFHGSQTTGQFVPEQQTDFVFTVAGEELGFVGAGFIVFLIGVVLWRACRIARDSTELYGTTVAAGIVAWFAFQSFENIGMTLGIMPVTGLPLPFVSYGGSSMFAVWVAVGLLQSIKVQRPMSA, encoded by the coding sequence ATGACCGGCACGAACAGCTTCTCCGTCTCCGGTTACGGCCCCGCGCGGGCCGGCTGGACCAGGATCTTCGCCCGCGACTCGCTCGCCCGCCGGCTGGACTGGCCGATGCTGTTCGCGGCCACCGCCCTGTCCCTGCTGGGCTCCCTGCTGGTGTACTCGGCGACCCGCAACCGCACCGAGCTGAACCAGGGCGACCCGTACTTCTTCCTGGTCCGGCACCTGATGAACCTCGGCATCGGGGTCGCCCTGATGATCGGCACGGTCTGGCTCGGCCACCGCGCCCTGCGCAACGCCGTGCCGATCCTCTACGGCCTGTCGGTGCTCCTCGCCCTGGTGGTCCTCACCCCGCTCGGCGCGACGATCAACGGCCAGCGCAACTGGCTGGTCATCGGCGGCTTCTCGCTCCAGCCCGCCGAGTTCCTCAAGGTCACGATCATCCTGGGCATGGCCATGATGCTGGCCGCCCGGGTGGACGCGGGCGACAAGCCGTACCCCGACCACCGCACGGTGTTCCAGTCCCTGTGCCTGGCCGCCGTACCGATCCTCATCCTGCTGCTCATGCCCGACCTCGGCTCGGTGCTGGCCATGGTGGCGATCATCCTGGGCGTCCTGCTCGCCTCCGGCGCCTCCAACCGCTGGGTCTTCGGCCTGCTCACGGCCGGCGTGATCGGCTGCATCGCGATCTGGCAGCTGCACATCCTGGACGAGTACCAGATCAACCGGTTCGCCGCCTTCGCCAACCCGGACCTGGACCCGGCCGGCGTGGGCTACAACACCAACCAGGCTCGCATCGCCATCGGCTCCGGCGGACTCACCGGAGCCGGCCTCTTCCACGGCTCGCAGACCACCGGTCAGTTCGTACCCGAGCAGCAGACCGACTTCGTCTTCACGGTCGCGGGGGAGGAGCTGGGCTTCGTCGGCGCCGGCTTCATCGTCTTCCTGATCGGCGTCGTCCTGTGGCGCGCCTGCCGGATAGCACGTGACTCCACCGAGCTGTACGGGACGACCGTCGCCGCCGGGATCGTCGCCTGGTTCGCCTTCCAGTCCTTCGAGAACATCGGCATGACCCTCGGCATCATGCCGGTCACCGGCCTGCCCCTGCCGTTCGTGTCGTACGGCGGCTCGTCGATGTTCGCGGTATGGGTCGCGGTGGGCCTGCTCCAGTCGATCAAGGTGCAGCGCCCGATGTCGGCCTAG
- the mrdA gene encoding penicillin-binding protein 2 has product MTNIPETGRTPRVQTRLVVIQILVLSLLGTLGGRLWYLQIREGADYQKEASGNHVQQVVDPAVRGDILDARGVPLADNETRLVVSASRTDLLKQKDDGKAVLTKLAGVLGMSPKEVMQKVRLCDAKTPQPCWNGSPYQPIPITDEATARQALQIRERSEDFPGITAEPEAVRRYPGPGKSNTAQVLGYLSPVTDDEIQKAKDTDSPYLRSDMVGRSGLERTYDKVLRGKAGVTRYEVDNLGRVIGKARSDAAEPGSNLVTSIDSRVQRVAEYELDKAMKAARKQFDKITGTNYKADSGAVVVMEAKTGRIVAMASAPTYDPNVWVGGISGKDYKALTGKDSDYPLLNRAIQGQAAPGSTFKVVSTAAAVEAGYDFDGRYPCTSSYSVGGQVFKNFEGESFGPIPLGRALEVSCDTVFYYLADREWKKDGGINPKKGQPKDYFYKAAHQFGLGSETGIDLPNEVTGRVPDRQWKLNYWKANKDAWCKTGKKDGSYVEKIAYENCLEGNKMREGDSINYSIGQGDTLVTPIQEAVIYGAVANGGTMYQPTIGKAIISPDGRSVQEIKPKKRGKLPVSQATLRGMNDAFAGVITRGTAAWKFGGWPQDKIPLHAKTGTAEVYGKQTTSWLATYSKDYTVIMTIAQAGTGSGASGEAVRNIYSALYGVQADGSIENKKALLPEPQKGLPKVRTDGTIAAPKITGDPAKEAEAAQKNNPTNGDDQQPAGTTPSPTTGNRDTRRRPRRRRSRRTPS; this is encoded by the coding sequence GTGACCAACATCCCCGAGACCGGTCGGACCCCACGCGTCCAGACCCGGCTCGTCGTGATCCAGATCCTCGTCCTCTCCCTCCTCGGCACGCTCGGCGGCCGGTTGTGGTACCTGCAGATCCGCGAGGGCGCCGATTACCAGAAGGAGGCCTCCGGCAACCACGTCCAGCAGGTCGTCGACCCCGCCGTGCGCGGCGACATCCTGGACGCCCGCGGTGTGCCCCTCGCGGACAACGAGACCCGCCTGGTCGTCTCCGCCTCCCGCACCGACCTGCTGAAGCAGAAGGACGACGGCAAGGCAGTCCTCACCAAGCTGGCCGGCGTCCTCGGCATGAGCCCCAAGGAGGTCATGCAGAAGGTCCGGCTGTGCGACGCCAAGACCCCCCAGCCCTGCTGGAACGGCTCGCCGTACCAGCCGATCCCCATCACCGACGAGGCCACGGCCAGGCAGGCCCTGCAGATCCGCGAGCGCTCCGAGGACTTCCCCGGCATCACCGCCGAGCCCGAGGCCGTCCGCCGCTACCCGGGCCCCGGCAAGTCCAACACCGCGCAGGTGCTCGGCTATCTCTCGCCCGTCACCGACGACGAGATCCAGAAGGCCAAGGACACCGACTCGCCCTACCTGCGCTCCGACATGGTCGGCCGCTCCGGCCTGGAGCGGACCTACGACAAGGTGCTGCGCGGCAAGGCCGGCGTCACCCGCTACGAGGTGGACAACCTCGGCCGGGTCATCGGCAAGGCCAGGTCGGACGCGGCCGAGCCCGGTTCCAACCTGGTCACCAGCATCGACTCCCGCGTCCAGCGGGTCGCCGAGTACGAACTGGACAAGGCCATGAAGGCCGCCCGCAAGCAGTTCGACAAGATCACCGGCACCAACTACAAGGCCGACTCGGGCGCCGTCGTGGTGATGGAGGCCAAGACCGGCCGGATCGTCGCCATGGCCTCCGCGCCGACGTACGACCCGAACGTCTGGGTCGGCGGCATCTCCGGCAAGGACTACAAGGCCCTCACCGGCAAGGACTCGGACTACCCCCTGCTCAACCGGGCCATACAGGGCCAGGCCGCACCCGGCTCGACGTTCAAGGTGGTCTCCACGGCCGCCGCGGTCGAGGCCGGCTACGACTTCGACGGCCGCTACCCCTGCACCAGCTCCTACTCGGTCGGCGGCCAGGTCTTCAAGAACTTCGAGGGCGAGAGCTTCGGCCCCATCCCGCTGGGCCGGGCGCTGGAGGTCTCCTGCGACACCGTCTTCTACTACCTGGCCGACAGGGAGTGGAAGAAGGACGGCGGCATCAACCCCAAGAAGGGCCAGCCGAAGGACTACTTCTACAAGGCCGCCCACCAGTTCGGCCTCGGCAGCGAGACCGGCATCGACCTGCCCAACGAGGTCACCGGCCGTGTGCCCGACCGCCAGTGGAAGCTGAACTACTGGAAGGCCAACAAGGACGCCTGGTGCAAGACCGGCAAGAAGGACGGCTCCTACGTCGAGAAGATCGCCTACGAGAACTGCCTCGAAGGCAACAAGATGCGCGAAGGTGACTCGATCAACTACTCCATCGGCCAGGGCGACACGCTCGTCACGCCGATCCAGGAGGCCGTGATCTACGGCGCCGTCGCCAACGGCGGCACGATGTACCAGCCGACCATCGGCAAGGCGATCATCAGCCCCGACGGCAGGAGCGTGCAGGAGATCAAGCCGAAGAAGCGCGGAAAGCTCCCGGTCAGCCAGGCCACCCTCAGAGGCATGAATGACGCCTTCGCCGGCGTCATCACCCGCGGTACGGCGGCCTGGAAGTTCGGCGGCTGGCCCCAGGACAAGATCCCGCTGCACGCCAAGACCGGTACCGCCGAGGTCTACGGCAAGCAGACCACGTCCTGGCTGGCCACCTACTCCAAGGACTACACGGTGATCATGACGATCGCCCAGGCCGGTACGGGTTCCGGAGCCTCCGGCGAGGCCGTGCGCAACATCTACAGCGCGCTCTACGGCGTCCAGGCCGACGGCTCCATCGAGAACAAGAAGGCGCTGCTGCCCGAGCCGCAGAAGGGCCTGCCCAAGGTCCGCACGGACGGCACCATCGCCGCCCCCAAGATCACCGGCGACCCGGCCAAGGAAGCCGAGGCCGCCCAGAAGAACAACCCCACCAACGGCGACGACCAGCAGCCCGCGGGGACCACGCCCTCGCCCACCACGGGCAACCGCGACACCCGCAGACGGCCGCGCAGGCGGAGGAGCCGGAGGACGCCTTCATGA
- the mreD gene encoding rod shape-determining protein MreD, whose product MRVNRILLSTALVVVALVVQVSVLARLHLPGAVPDLLLLTVLGLAMVYGHVGGALVGFGAGLLADLAPPADHAAGRYALVLCVIGYLAGLIRPENGRLKSATGPMAVVVAAAIGSTLLYAGVGALVGDTAARHVGLSGLLFSAALYDLLLAPFVVPGVMWLARHSDNDPLTESGPTAKAGDISSGWLSSGTGLRIGSQRGGLGALKAKARTRSAKVGRIKGVKRL is encoded by the coding sequence ATGCGTGTCAACCGGATCCTGCTCTCCACCGCGCTGGTCGTCGTGGCCCTGGTCGTCCAGGTGAGCGTCCTCGCCCGGCTGCACCTGCCCGGTGCCGTCCCCGACCTGCTGCTGCTCACCGTTCTCGGCCTGGCGATGGTGTACGGCCATGTCGGCGGCGCCCTCGTCGGCTTCGGCGCCGGCCTGCTCGCCGACCTGGCCCCGCCCGCCGACCACGCGGCCGGCCGGTACGCGCTCGTGCTGTGCGTCATCGGCTACCTCGCCGGGCTCATCCGGCCGGAGAACGGCAGACTGAAGTCCGCGACCGGCCCGATGGCCGTCGTGGTCGCCGCCGCCATCGGCTCCACCCTGCTCTACGCCGGGGTGGGCGCCCTGGTCGGCGACACCGCCGCCCGCCATGTCGGCCTGTCCGGGCTGCTGTTCTCGGCCGCCCTGTACGACCTGCTGCTCGCCCCGTTCGTGGTACCCGGCGTGATGTGGCTGGCCCGCCACTCCGACAACGACCCGCTCACCGAGAGCGGGCCCACCGCCAAGGCCGGGGACATCTCCTCCGGCTGGCTCTCCTCCGGCACCGGCCTGCGCATCGGCAGCCAGCGCGGCGGACTCGGGGCGCTGAAGGCCAAGGCGCGTACCCGCTCCGCCAAGGTCGGCCGCATCAAGGGGGTCAAGCGGCTGTGA
- the mreC gene encoding rod shape-determining protein MreC → MRDTKESRLLLVLLVAIAFALITVDIRGGRNSPVDGARHAAAAVFGPVENGLSSAVDPVGNAVSAVRDSGSRHDRLATLEKENAALKAKLGSDDRNRSRLKQLDRLLKIAGEGQYGIKGAQVIAIGSAQGFSWTITIDAGANDGIQRDMTVLNGDGLVGRVTTVGPSTSTVLLANDPDFTVGTRMEAGDELGFASGQGDRPLRVELLNGKAEVKKGDRLVTFGSQADKPFVPGVPVGVVSRVDPSGGGLTRTLYVTPYVSFTKLDIVGVVVQAPKKDPRDTVLPAQPKPVPTPTVTVTVTPSADAPATDEQQ, encoded by the coding sequence GTGAGGGACACGAAAGAGAGCCGGCTGCTCCTGGTCCTGCTGGTCGCCATCGCGTTCGCGCTGATCACGGTGGACATCCGGGGAGGCCGGAACTCCCCGGTCGACGGTGCCCGGCACGCCGCCGCCGCGGTGTTCGGCCCGGTCGAGAACGGGTTGTCCTCCGCGGTCGACCCGGTCGGCAACGCCGTCTCCGCGGTCCGTGACTCCGGCAGCCGGCACGACCGGCTCGCCACGCTGGAGAAGGAGAACGCGGCCCTCAAGGCCAAGCTCGGCAGCGACGACCGCAACCGCAGCCGCCTCAAGCAGCTGGACAGACTGCTGAAGATCGCCGGCGAGGGGCAGTACGGCATCAAGGGCGCCCAGGTCATCGCCATAGGCTCGGCCCAGGGCTTCTCCTGGACCATCACCATCGACGCCGGCGCCAACGACGGCATCCAGCGGGACATGACCGTCCTGAACGGCGACGGCCTGGTCGGCCGGGTCACCACCGTCGGTCCCAGCACCTCCACCGTGCTGCTGGCCAACGACCCCGACTTCACCGTCGGCACCCGCATGGAGGCGGGCGACGAACTGGGCTTCGCCTCCGGACAGGGCGACCGCCCGCTGCGCGTGGAACTGCTCAACGGCAAGGCGGAGGTGAAGAAGGGCGACCGGCTCGTCACGTTCGGATCGCAGGCCGACAAGCCGTTCGTGCCCGGCGTCCCGGTCGGCGTGGTCTCCCGCGTGGACCCCTCCGGCGGCGGCCTGACCCGCACCCTCTACGTCACCCCGTACGTCAGCTTCACCAAGCTCGACATCGTCGGCGTGGTCGTACAGGCGCCGAAGAAGGACCCGCGGGACACCGTGCTCCCGGCCCAGCCGAAACCGGTCCCGACACCGACGGTGACCGTCACCGTCACCCCGTCGGCCGACGCCCCCGCCACCGACGAACAGCAGTAG
- a CDS encoding rod shape-determining protein yields the protein MSFIGRDMAVDLGTANTLVYVRGRGIVLNEPSVVAINTNTGGILAVGAEAKKMIGRTPGNIVAVRPLKDGVIADFEITERMLRYFILKIHKRRYLARPRVVVCVPSGITGVERRAVIEASSQAGARQVHIIEEPMAAAIGSGLPVHEATGNMVVDIGGGTTEVAVISLGGIVTAQSIRVAGDELDNAIIQYIKKEYSLLLGERTAEQIKITIGSAYELDTDEHTEVRGRDLVSGLPKTVVISAAEVRKAIEEPVNAIVDAVKTTLDKCPPELSGDIMDRGIVLTGGGALLRGLDERLRRETGMPIHIAEDPLDSVALGSGKCVEEFEALQQVLDAQPRR from the coding sequence ATGTCGTTCATCGGCCGTGACATGGCTGTCGACCTCGGGACCGCCAACACGCTGGTGTACGTCAGGGGTCGCGGGATCGTACTGAACGAGCCGTCCGTCGTGGCGATCAACACCAACACGGGTGGGATCCTCGCGGTCGGTGCCGAAGCGAAGAAGATGATCGGCCGGACGCCGGGCAACATCGTCGCCGTCCGCCCGCTGAAGGACGGCGTGATCGCCGACTTCGAGATCACCGAGCGGATGCTCCGCTACTTCATCCTGAAGATCCACAAGCGGCGGTATCTGGCCCGGCCGCGGGTCGTCGTCTGCGTGCCCTCCGGCATCACGGGCGTCGAGCGCCGTGCGGTCATCGAGGCGTCCTCCCAGGCAGGCGCCCGCCAGGTGCACATCATCGAGGAGCCCATGGCCGCCGCCATCGGCTCCGGTCTGCCGGTCCACGAGGCCACGGGCAACATGGTGGTGGACATCGGCGGCGGCACCACGGAGGTCGCGGTCATCTCCCTCGGCGGCATCGTCACCGCCCAGTCCATCCGCGTCGCCGGCGACGAACTGGACAACGCGATCATCCAGTACATCAAGAAGGAGTACAGCCTCCTGCTGGGTGAGCGCACGGCCGAGCAGATCAAGATCACCATCGGTTCGGCGTACGAACTCGACACCGACGAGCACACCGAAGTGCGCGGCCGGGACCTGGTGTCCGGGCTGCCGAAGACCGTCGTCATCTCGGCGGCCGAGGTCCGCAAGGCGATCGAGGAACCGGTCAACGCGATCGTGGACGCGGTGAAGACCACCCTCGACAAGTGCCCGCCGGAGCTGTCCGGCGACATCATGGACCGCGGAATCGTTCTGACCGGCGGCGGAGCCCTGCTGCGCGGGCTCGACGAGCGGCTGCGGCGGGAGACCGGCATGCCGATCCACATCGCCGAGGACCCGCTGGACAGCGTCGCGCTCGGCTCCGGCAAGTGCGTCGAGGAGTTCGAGGCGCTGCAGCAGGTACTGGACGCCCAGCCGCGCAGATGA
- the ndk gene encoding nucleoside-diphosphate kinase, which translates to MSQRTLVLLKPDAVRRGLTGEIISRIERKAGWQITALELRTLDHDTLEQHYGEHKGKPFYEPLVEFMSSGPVVAMIVEGERVIEGLRALAGPTDPIAAAPGSIRGDYGVIVRENLIHASDSEESAEREVKIFFPGRA; encoded by the coding sequence GTGAGCCAGCGCACCCTCGTCCTCCTCAAGCCCGACGCCGTCCGTCGAGGCCTGACCGGCGAGATCATCAGCCGTATCGAGCGCAAGGCCGGCTGGCAGATCACCGCGCTGGAGCTGCGCACCCTGGACCACGACACGCTGGAGCAGCACTACGGCGAGCACAAGGGCAAGCCGTTCTACGAGCCGCTGGTGGAGTTCATGTCCTCCGGTCCGGTCGTGGCGATGATCGTCGAGGGTGAGCGGGTCATCGAGGGCCTGCGCGCGCTGGCCGGCCCGACCGACCCGATCGCCGCCGCGCCCGGTTCGATCCGCGGTGACTACGGCGTGATCGTGCGCGAGAACCTGATCCACGCCTCCGACTCCGAGGAGTCCGCCGAGCGCGAGGTGAAGATCTTCTTCCCGGGTCGGGCGTAA
- a CDS encoding DUF4233 domain-containing protein: MRTLCASTLIGEFFVIGFAGLVAMKDPALSASTVWLVSGIAMLLCVLLCGMVTRPGGVALGWALQIALIASGIFVPTMFFMGAVFAALWWASVHFGRKVDEAKARFAAQAQSSSSTADAA, encoded by the coding sequence ATGCGTACGCTCTGTGCATCGACGCTGATCGGCGAGTTCTTCGTCATCGGTTTCGCCGGGCTCGTCGCGATGAAGGACCCGGCCCTGTCCGCCTCCACGGTGTGGCTGGTCAGCGGCATCGCCATGCTGCTGTGCGTGCTGCTGTGCGGCATGGTGACCCGGCCCGGCGGAGTGGCCCTCGGCTGGGCGCTGCAGATCGCCCTGATCGCGTCCGGGATCTTCGTCCCCACCATGTTCTTCATGGGTGCGGTGTTCGCGGCGCTGTGGTGGGCGTCGGTGCACTTCGGGCGAAAGGTGGACGAGGCGAAGGCGAGATTCGCCGCGCAGGCCCAGTCCTCCTCCTCCACGGCTGACGCTGCGTAA
- the folC gene encoding bifunctional tetrahydrofolate synthase/dihydrofolate synthase, whose protein sequence is MSEAPGTSDTPDPLDSFDEIIEAETTRDPDLAVIEAGSRTLRTQGGPPQADVPARPEDPEVDKALREVEAELATRWGETKLEPSVSRIAALMDVLGEPQRSYPSIHITGTNGKTSTARMIEALLGAFELRTGRYTSPHVQSITERISLDGGPISAERFVETYQDIKPYVEMVDGQQEYRLSFFEVLTGMAYAAFADAPVDVAVVEVGMGGSWDATNVIDGDVAVVTPIDLDHTDRLGETPAQIAGEKSGIIKQDATVILAQQPVDAAQVLLKKAVEVDATVAREGLEFGVVARQVAVGGQLLTLRGLGGEYPEVYLPLHGAHQAHNAAVALAAVEAFFGVGAQRAEPLDIDTVRKAFAAVSSPGRLEVVRRSPTVVLDAAHNPAGAEATAEAVREAFDFTRLIGVVGASGDKNVRGVLEAFEPIFAEVVVTQNSSHRAMDADELAAIAVEVFGDERVQVEPRLPDALEAAITLAEEEGEFAGGGVLVTGSVITVGEARLLLGKG, encoded by the coding sequence GTGAGCGAAGCGCCCGGCACCAGCGACACCCCCGACCCCCTCGACTCCTTCGACGAGATCATCGAGGCCGAGACCACCCGCGACCCCGACCTCGCGGTCATCGAGGCCGGCAGCCGCACCCTGCGCACCCAGGGCGGCCCGCCGCAGGCCGACGTCCCCGCGCGCCCCGAGGACCCGGAGGTCGACAAGGCGCTGCGCGAGGTCGAGGCGGAGCTGGCGACCCGCTGGGGCGAGACGAAGCTGGAGCCCTCGGTCAGCCGCATCGCCGCGCTGATGGACGTACTCGGCGAGCCCCAGCGCTCGTACCCCTCGATCCACATCACGGGCACGAACGGCAAGACCTCCACCGCCCGCATGATCGAGGCCCTGCTCGGTGCCTTCGAGCTGCGCACCGGCCGTTACACCAGCCCGCACGTGCAGTCGATCACCGAGCGGATCAGCCTGGACGGCGGCCCGATCTCCGCCGAGCGGTTCGTCGAGACGTACCAGGACATCAAGCCGTACGTGGAGATGGTCGACGGACAGCAGGAGTACCGGCTGTCCTTCTTCGAGGTGCTCACCGGCATGGCGTACGCGGCCTTCGCGGACGCCCCCGTGGACGTCGCCGTCGTCGAGGTCGGCATGGGCGGCTCCTGGGACGCCACGAACGTGATCGACGGCGACGTCGCCGTCGTGACCCCCATCGACCTCGACCACACCGACCGGCTCGGCGAGACGCCCGCACAGATCGCCGGCGAGAAGAGCGGCATCATCAAGCAGGACGCGACCGTGATCCTGGCCCAGCAGCCGGTGGACGCGGCGCAGGTGCTGCTGAAGAAGGCCGTCGAGGTGGACGCCACCGTGGCCCGCGAGGGCCTGGAGTTCGGAGTCGTCGCCCGGCAGGTCGCCGTCGGCGGGCAGCTGCTCACACTGCGCGGCCTCGGCGGCGAGTACCCCGAGGTCTACCTGCCGCTGCACGGCGCCCACCAGGCGCACAACGCGGCCGTCGCGCTCGCCGCCGTGGAGGCGTTCTTCGGCGTCGGCGCGCAGCGCGCCGAGCCGCTGGACATCGACACCGTGCGCAAGGCCTTCGCGGCCGTGTCGTCCCCGGGGCGGCTGGAGGTCGTACGGCGCTCTCCCACCGTCGTCCTGGACGCCGCGCACAACCCGGCCGGCGCGGAGGCCACCGCCGAGGCCGTGCGGGAGGCGTTCGACTTCACCCGGCTGATCGGGGTCGTCGGCGCGAGCGGTGACAAGAACGTGCGCGGGGTGCTGGAGGCCTTCGAGCCGATCTTCGCCGAGGTCGTCGTCACACAGAACTCCAGCCATCGCGCCATGGACGCGGACGAGCTGGCCGCGATCGCCGTCGAGGTGTTCGGCGACGAGCGGGTGCAGGTCGAGCCGCGGCTGCCGGACGCCCTGGAGGCCGCGATCACGCTGGCCGAGGAGGAGGGCGAGTTCGCCGGCGGCGGCGTGCTGGTCACCGGTTCGGTCATCACGGTCGGCGAGGCCCGGCTGCTGCTGGGGAAGGGCTGA